In the genome of Fimbriimonadaceae bacterium, one region contains:
- the glpX gene encoding class II fructose-bisphosphatase: MDHSLYLDFVRVTENAALGSALWVGKGDRNSADQAACEGMRNTMNQIEMSGTIVIGEGERDEAPMLFIGEDVGTGKGPRIQIAVDPLEGTNLCANGTPNAIAVLAACVEGEGHLMHAPDCYMEKLVVGPECAGVVDITLPPRVNARLMAKAMGKDIDELIIGILDRPRHEATIRELREAGCRVHLVPDGDLSVAIAALDPDSGVDGLMGIGGAPEGVITAAAVLCVGGEMQARLVFTKEEQRERAEKMAGGDVTRIFKTEDLASGNVVFCATGVTPGDLLRGVRYKRSVTLTESIVMVSSARTIRRIETSHLDPDNEE; the protein is encoded by the coding sequence TTGGATCATAGTCTTTATCTTGATTTCGTCCGTGTCACCGAAAACGCCGCCCTTGGTTCTGCCCTTTGGGTAGGCAAAGGCGACCGCAACTCTGCCGACCAAGCTGCCTGCGAGGGCATGCGCAATACGATGAACCAGATCGAAATGTCTGGGACGATCGTCATCGGTGAAGGCGAGCGCGACGAAGCGCCAATGCTCTTCATCGGTGAGGACGTCGGAACCGGCAAGGGTCCCCGCATCCAGATCGCCGTTGATCCGCTCGAAGGCACCAATCTGTGTGCGAACGGCACACCCAACGCCATCGCCGTCCTTGCGGCCTGCGTCGAAGGCGAAGGCCACCTCATGCACGCCCCCGACTGCTATATGGAAAAGCTGGTCGTTGGTCCAGAGTGCGCCGGTGTGGTGGATATCACGCTTCCGCCAAGGGTGAATGCTCGGCTCATGGCCAAAGCGATGGGCAAAGATATCGACGAGCTCATCATCGGCATCCTCGACCGCCCACGGCATGAGGCCACCATTCGCGAGCTTCGCGAAGCGGGCTGTCGTGTCCACCTCGTCCCGGACGGCGACCTATCCGTCGCCATCGCCGCCCTCGACCCCGATTCGGGCGTCGACGGACTCATGGGAATCGGCGGTGCGCCTGAAGGCGTCATCACCGCCGCAGCGGTGCTGTGCGTTGGTGGAGAGATGCAGGCAAGACTTGTATTTACCAAAGAGGAGCAGCGTGAGCGCGCCGAGAAGATGGCCGGGGGAGACGTGACCCGTATCTTCAAAACTGAAGATCTCGCCTCAGGAAATGTCGTGTTCTGTGCGACAGGCGTGACTCCTGGCGACCTCCTTCGAGGTGTGCGCTACAAACGCAGCGTAACGCTCACTGAGTCGATTGTAATGGTCTCGTCAGCCCGCACGATCCGTCGGATTGAGACCTCACACCTTGATCCTGATAATGAAGAGTAA
- a CDS encoding M48 family metallopeptidase, whose amino-acid sequence MSERTILKGVSADAFIADTDRIALEALKKVPLLPKVIQKFYELGIDRWMYCYNMSMSVRCGPTQYKTLYDILAESCEVLDMPEPELYITSNPFPNALTGGVERPYITLRSSIVETLSDEELYHLMGHELGHIKAGHVLYKSVAAVLIPLLEAIGRRTFGLGDVASLGLMLAFYEWSRQAEISADRAGLLVSQSLDTSIDANLRLTAGPNRLSHEENRDAFMDQARAYQDASGLDAVGKVLIFILMSSTYTHPMPVHRTQELERWVLSGAYDKIMSGDYKKSDVA is encoded by the coding sequence ATGTCTGAACGCACGATTCTGAAAGGAGTCTCGGCTGACGCTTTCATCGCCGATACGGACCGGATTGCCCTTGAGGCGCTGAAAAAAGTACCGCTTTTGCCTAAGGTGATCCAGAAGTTCTATGAGCTGGGGATTGACCGCTGGATGTACTGCTACAACATGTCGATGTCGGTCCGTTGTGGACCGACGCAGTACAAGACGCTTTATGACATCCTTGCCGAATCCTGCGAAGTCTTGGACATGCCCGAACCCGAGCTTTACATCACGAGCAACCCGTTCCCCAATGCACTTACCGGCGGAGTCGAGCGCCCGTACATAACCCTGCGTTCGTCAATCGTGGAGACACTTAGTGACGAGGAATTGTATCATCTTATGGGTCATGAACTTGGACATATCAAGGCAGGCCATGTGCTCTATAAATCTGTCGCGGCGGTGCTGATACCCTTGCTGGAGGCAATTGGACGGCGTACGTTCGGTCTGGGGGACGTGGCGAGCCTTGGACTGATGCTGGCGTTTTATGAATGGTCGAGGCAGGCCGAGATCAGCGCAGACCGTGCCGGGCTATTGGTTTCGCAATCGCTGGATACGTCCATCGACGCCAACCTTCGACTTACGGCTGGTCCCAATCGACTCTCCCATGAAGAAAATCGCGACGCATTCATGGATCAGGCGCGTGCTTATCAGGATGCTTCGGGTCTAGATGCGGTCGGTAAGGTGTTGATCTTTATCCTCATGAGTTCGACCTATACGCATCCGATGCCGGTTCACCGCACCCAGGAGTTGGAGCGCTGGGTCTTGTCAGGAGCCTATGACAAGATCATGAGCGGCGACTATAAGAAGTCGGATGTGGCTTAG
- the lspA gene encoding signal peptidase II, with protein MNRRHWFWILFVGMIVLDQLVKFWARHAADGVEGRDFLVVWPNVLTLTLTYNHGIAFGMLQGLGVLLAPVAIGIVALAAWHSHKHPHEGPLTHVTLGLLAGGAVGNLIDRMWLGKVTDLFYVRAINFPVFNIADICITSAAILLVWKFGREMWTQPKESEAAAISSAEPETKA; from the coding sequence ATGAATAGGCGTCACTGGTTTTGGATTCTGTTTGTCGGGATGATTGTCCTCGACCAGCTTGTGAAGTTTTGGGCACGCCATGCTGCCGACGGCGTGGAGGGTCGGGACTTCTTGGTTGTCTGGCCCAATGTCCTGACGCTTACGCTTACCTATAATCACGGCATCGCCTTTGGCATGCTCCAAGGGCTTGGCGTACTGCTTGCACCAGTGGCTATTGGCATTGTCGCATTGGCGGCGTGGCACAGTCACAAACATCCGCACGAGGGTCCGCTCACCCATGTGACGCTTGGGCTCTTGGCAGGTGGAGCGGTGGGCAACCTGATCGATCGGATGTGGCTTGGCAAAGTCACCGATCTATTTTACGTACGTGCCATCAACTTCCCAGTTTTCAATATCGCCGATATCTGCATCACTTCGGCGGCGATTCTGCTTGTTTGGAAATTCGGACGGGAGATGTGGACACAACCCAAGGAATCGGAAGCCGCCGCCATCTCATCTGCCGAGCCTGAGACGAAGGCCTAG
- the ileS gene encoding isoleucine--tRNA ligase, whose amino-acid sequence MDLKSTLHLPDPNFTIPMKADLPQREPEIQARWAQMEIYHRIQEARKDAPSFVLHDGPPYTNGPIHVGTAMNKILKDFVVKSRTLLGYRAPYVPGYDNHGLPIEQAVMREFHERKENPDITTLRKACRAHAVKYLDIQTAQFKRLGVFGLWEKPYTTMGFKYEAEIVRVFKRLVEGGFIYRGLRPTLWSPTSRTALADTEIVYNDHTSKAIYVRFPLKYDANGWSRSLPNVYTIIWTTTPWTIPANLACAFHPFLEYSLVKVEGDHYLLLDALVEKVATELGWENFTKIETLMGVSLEGSSFKHPIFERDSVAVMAEYVTTEDGTGVVHTAPGHGRDDFFTGLKNKLDILCPVDERGILTKEAGEFEGVSYKDCDKVVVDRLAEVGNLLKAYDYQHSYPYAERDGKPVIFRATEQWFVGIDFNDLRDQMLAQIANVQFVPETGRNRIEPMVRNRPDWCISRQRPWGVGIPVIYGKESGEPVLDAEVIEAVAQLIENEGSDAWFEKEPAEFLPTGYKHPMTGETEFRKETDVLDVWFDSGATNLCVLEGNVEPEWKENWPADLYLEGSDQHRGWFNSSLVIATAIRGEAPYKTVLTHGFVNDEKGMKMSKRFGNVVDPNAACDTYGADILRYWAASVDWANDVPCGDNLLKQMGESYRTIRNTLRFLLGNLSDYTPGTTADLLELDQWVIEQTDLLVADCTTRYEEFDFGAALIAIHNFCVNELSRFYLDSSKDRMYCDGKDWNSRRSGQVACLYVLERLVKLIAPILCHTAEEVYERLPLAAGEKLESVHMETLPRVSRARLGEIQGSERERKFGSLLQTRAWVFAEYEKWKVGSGVKDSQDVRCAVTVSENDFAWLRQFDDEELAVLFKMSWVELSHGTPTVSFSESPFRKCERSRLRRPDVEDFNGTPLTARDRKVLEEIGFWA is encoded by the coding sequence ATGGACCTCAAAAGTACGCTCCATTTGCCGGACCCGAACTTCACCATTCCGATGAAGGCCGACCTGCCCCAGCGCGAGCCCGAAATTCAAGCCCGCTGGGCTCAAATGGAGATTTACCACAGGATTCAGGAGGCGCGAAAAGACGCCCCCAGCTTTGTCCTGCACGACGGTCCTCCCTATACCAACGGCCCGATCCACGTCGGCACTGCGATGAACAAAATCCTCAAGGACTTTGTCGTGAAGTCGCGTACGCTCCTCGGCTACCGTGCGCCGTACGTGCCGGGATACGATAACCATGGATTGCCGATTGAGCAAGCCGTGATGCGTGAGTTTCACGAGCGCAAGGAAAATCCGGACATCACGACGTTGCGCAAGGCTTGCCGTGCCCACGCCGTCAAGTATTTGGACATCCAGACTGCACAGTTCAAGCGTCTGGGCGTGTTTGGACTTTGGGAGAAGCCTTATACCACGATGGGCTTCAAATACGAAGCTGAGATCGTGAGGGTGTTTAAGCGTCTGGTCGAGGGGGGCTTTATCTATCGTGGCCTGCGCCCGACTCTTTGGAGTCCGACCAGCCGCACCGCTCTTGCCGATACCGAAATCGTTTACAACGACCACACGAGCAAGGCGATCTATGTCCGGTTTCCATTGAAGTATGACGCCAATGGATGGTCGCGAAGCCTCCCGAACGTTTACACGATCATCTGGACGACGACTCCCTGGACGATCCCAGCAAACCTTGCCTGTGCGTTTCATCCGTTCTTGGAGTATTCGCTCGTTAAGGTAGAGGGGGACCACTATCTCTTGCTAGATGCGCTCGTTGAAAAGGTCGCAACTGAGCTTGGATGGGAGAATTTCACCAAGATCGAAACCCTCATGGGTGTGAGCCTTGAAGGCAGCTCCTTTAAGCATCCTATCTTCGAGCGTGATTCGGTCGCAGTCATGGCGGAATATGTCACGACAGAAGACGGCACGGGTGTGGTTCACACAGCGCCCGGACATGGGCGCGATGACTTCTTCACTGGCCTCAAGAACAAGCTCGATATTCTATGCCCAGTGGATGAGAGGGGGATTCTCACGAAGGAGGCCGGAGAGTTCGAGGGTGTCTCTTACAAGGATTGCGACAAAGTGGTTGTGGATCGCCTGGCTGAAGTTGGCAATCTGCTGAAGGCGTACGACTACCAGCACTCCTACCCCTACGCCGAGCGCGATGGCAAGCCTGTGATCTTCCGCGCCACGGAACAGTGGTTCGTTGGGATCGATTTCAATGATCTTCGCGATCAGATGTTGGCGCAGATTGCGAACGTGCAGTTCGTGCCGGAGACAGGCCGAAACCGCATCGAGCCGATGGTGCGCAATCGCCCCGACTGGTGCATCTCGCGGCAGAGGCCGTGGGGCGTCGGCATCCCGGTGATCTACGGAAAAGAGTCCGGGGAACCAGTGTTGGATGCCGAAGTGATTGAAGCGGTGGCGCAGTTGATTGAAAACGAGGGCTCGGATGCGTGGTTTGAAAAGGAACCCGCAGAGTTCTTGCCGACTGGCTACAAGCACCCGATGACGGGAGAGACCGAGTTCCGAAAAGAGACGGACGTACTGGATGTATGGTTTGATAGCGGCGCGACCAACCTTTGCGTGTTGGAGGGCAACGTCGAGCCAGAGTGGAAAGAGAATTGGCCTGCCGACTTGTACTTGGAGGGCTCGGACCAGCACCGAGGCTGGTTTAACAGCTCACTCGTGATTGCTACCGCGATCCGAGGTGAAGCCCCCTACAAGACTGTATTGACGCACGGATTTGTCAATGACGAGAAAGGCATGAAGATGTCAAAGCGGTTTGGCAACGTCGTCGATCCCAATGCGGCCTGCGATACCTACGGTGCGGATATCTTGCGTTATTGGGCGGCAAGTGTGGACTGGGCGAACGACGTTCCATGCGGAGACAATCTGCTCAAGCAGATGGGCGAGTCTTATCGGACCATCCGAAACACGCTGCGATTTTTGTTAGGGAACCTAAGCGATTACACACCCGGTACAACTGCAGATCTTCTTGAGTTGGATCAATGGGTGATCGAGCAAACCGATCTGCTCGTTGCCGATTGCACGACCCGCTACGAGGAGTTTGACTTTGGTGCGGCGCTCATCGCTATTCACAATTTCTGTGTGAACGAGTTGTCGCGATTCTATCTCGATTCATCCAAGGATCGGATGTACTGCGATGGCAAAGATTGGAACTCCCGGCGTTCAGGCCAGGTTGCTTGTCTCTATGTGTTGGAGCGTCTGGTGAAACTCATTGCCCCGATCCTCTGCCACACCGCCGAAGAGGTTTATGAAAGGCTTCCGCTTGCTGCGGGGGAGAAGCTGGAAAGCGTCCACATGGAGACTCTGCCGAGAGTAAGCCGAGCGAGATTGGGCGAGATTCAGGGCTCAGAGCGCGAGAGGAAGTTTGGTTCTCTGCTTCAAACTCGTGCATGGGTCTTTGCCGAATACGAGAAGTGGAAGGTCGGATCGGGAGTCAAGGATAGTCAAGATGTGCGCTGCGCGGTTACGGTGTCTGAGAATGACTTTGCATGGCTTCGACAGTTTGACGACGAGGAGCTAGCCGTCCTCTTTAAGATGAGTTGGGTTGAGCTATCACACGGGACACCCACGGTGAGCTTTTCCGAAAGTCCCTTCCGAAAGTGCGAGCGAAGCCGGCTTCGCCGACCAGACGTAGAAGATTTCAACGGTACGCCGCTCACCGCTCGGGATCGCAAGGTCCTTGAGGAGATCGGCTTTTGGGCATGA
- a CDS encoding thymidine phosphorylase — protein MDFTEIIAKRRDGLLHSPDELNVLAQGAATGTVPDYQLSAWLMAAYLNPLSEEETTELTVAMANSGERVDLTGLLKPWVDKHSTGGVGDKTTIVLLPLLAACGLTVVKMSGRGLGITGGTVDKLSSIPGFRMDLTPSELKAQAAEIGVAITGQSPDLAPADKVLYALRDVTGTVTSMPLIVSSILSKKIAGGSETVVIDVKCGSGAFMKTLQEAQELATWLKRIGERAGLHVRCAITDMDQPLGYAVGNALEVKEAIRVLKGVESGRFQTLCLELAGLTLCACGKAASQEEGKAMALNALIHGEALDKAKVWFAAQGGDMSVFETEDWELAQHVVEVRAEQEGWVEKIDAQMIGQAVVDLGGGRKTKSDEIDPSVGIVLKVEVGSKVGKGDVLAEVHARLSQADEARSVQEAILISEAEVAARPLILGQV, from the coding sequence GTGGACTTCACCGAAATCATTGCGAAACGCCGAGACGGTTTGCTTCATTCGCCCGACGAGCTAAATGTCCTTGCTCAGGGAGCGGCGACGGGCACGGTCCCCGACTACCAACTCTCGGCGTGGCTCATGGCTGCGTACCTCAATCCCCTTTCCGAAGAAGAGACGACAGAGCTAACGGTAGCAATGGCAAACTCGGGCGAGCGGGTTGATCTTACCGGTCTCCTCAAACCATGGGTGGATAAGCACAGCACGGGCGGCGTAGGCGATAAAACGACAATCGTGCTGCTACCTCTTTTAGCGGCATGTGGGTTGACCGTGGTGAAGATGAGCGGAAGGGGGCTCGGCATCACCGGCGGGACGGTCGATAAGCTCTCCTCGATCCCTGGCTTTCGGATGGACCTCACACCCAGCGAGTTGAAGGCTCAGGCGGCAGAGATCGGAGTTGCGATCACCGGGCAAAGTCCTGACCTTGCACCCGCCGACAAAGTTCTTTATGCATTACGTGACGTTACTGGAACGGTGACGTCGATGCCGCTAATCGTAAGCAGCATCTTATCCAAGAAGATCGCCGGCGGCTCCGAAACAGTTGTGATTGATGTCAAATGCGGGTCTGGGGCATTCATGAAGACTCTGCAAGAGGCACAGGAATTGGCAACGTGGCTCAAGCGGATTGGTGAACGTGCGGGCCTGCATGTACGGTGCGCTATTACCGATATGGATCAGCCTCTGGGCTATGCGGTAGGGAATGCTCTTGAGGTGAAAGAGGCGATCCGGGTGTTGAAGGGTGTGGAGTCGGGAAGGTTCCAGACGCTGTGCCTTGAGCTTGCGGGCCTGACGCTCTGTGCTTGTGGCAAAGCTGCATCCCAGGAGGAAGGGAAGGCAATGGCGCTCAACGCACTGATTCATGGGGAAGCGTTGGATAAGGCAAAGGTGTGGTTTGCGGCTCAGGGTGGGGATATGTCAGTCTTTGAGACTGAGGATTGGGAGCTAGCCCAGCACGTTGTAGAAGTCCGAGCGGAGCAGGAAGGTTGGGTGGAGAAGATCGACGCTCAGATGATCGGGCAGGCGGTGGTCGATCTTGGCGGGGGGCGCAAAACGAAGTCAGATGAGATTGACCCATCGGTTGGAATTGTGCTGAAGGTTGAGGTGGGGAGCAAGGTCGGGAAGGGGGATGTGTTGGCGGAAGTGCATGCACGCTTATCGCAGGCTGACGAAGCCCGATCAGTTCAAGAGGCCATTTTGATTTCTGAAGCGGAGGTTGCCGCTCGCCCGTTGATTCTTGGGCAGGTTTAG
- the tdh gene encoding L-threonine 3-dehydrogenase, protein MKAISKVRPEPGVELVDVPEPDIRPGCVKIKLEAASVCGTDLHIYSWDAWSASRILPPRIIGHEFCGTIVEVGEGVTDRAVGDFVASESHIICGRCRQCLAGQGHVCVNTRILGVDVDGGFATHAVIPMDNARPTSREIPTKIAAFQDALGNAVHTAMDGPVTGQRILITGLGPIGLMAGAICKTLGAELVVGTEVSCYRIELANKIGFDHVLNPMEQDVKGELGRIVPEGFDGVLEMSGHPSSLDLAVSLVRPGGRISLLGVFGENVQPIRVNDVIFKGVQVNGIVGRNLWKTWDQMHGLLTGHQLDVSAVVTHEMHYTEFAKAMELMKSGMAGKVVFTFE, encoded by the coding sequence GTGAAAGCGATTTCCAAGGTCCGCCCTGAGCCCGGTGTCGAACTCGTCGATGTTCCCGAACCAGATATCCGCCCCGGCTGCGTCAAAATCAAGCTTGAAGCCGCGTCTGTCTGCGGCACCGACTTGCACATTTACTCTTGGGATGCGTGGTCTGCCTCTCGAATCCTGCCCCCGCGCATTATCGGCCATGAGTTCTGTGGAACCATCGTTGAGGTTGGAGAGGGCGTTACTGACCGTGCTGTCGGCGACTTTGTCGCTAGCGAATCGCATATTATCTGTGGGCGCTGTCGTCAGTGCCTCGCCGGACAAGGCCACGTTTGCGTGAACACCAGAATCCTCGGTGTGGATGTTGACGGTGGGTTTGCGACTCATGCCGTCATTCCAATGGACAACGCACGTCCGACGAGCCGTGAAATCCCGACAAAGATCGCGGCCTTTCAAGATGCGTTGGGGAACGCGGTTCATACGGCAATGGACGGCCCCGTCACAGGGCAAAGAATCCTCATCACAGGGCTCGGGCCGATCGGCTTGATGGCAGGGGCGATTTGCAAAACCCTTGGTGCAGAACTGGTCGTGGGCACTGAAGTTAGCTGCTATCGAATTGAGCTCGCAAATAAGATCGGTTTTGACCACGTCCTGAATCCGATGGAGCAGGACGTTAAGGGCGAGCTTGGACGGATCGTTCCGGAAGGCTTTGACGGCGTTCTTGAGATGAGTGGGCATCCTTCGTCGCTTGATCTTGCGGTTTCGCTGGTTCGGCCGGGCGGTCGAATCTCGCTCCTCGGTGTGTTTGGCGAGAACGTGCAGCCAATCCGTGTCAACGACGTGATCTTTAAAGGCGTACAAGTGAACGGCATCGTCGGACGCAACCTTTGGAAAACGTGGGATCAGATGCACGGGCTCTTGACGGGACATCAGCTTGACGTCTCCGCAGTGGTAACGCATGAGATGCACTACACCGAGTTTGCAAAGGCGATGGAACTGATGAAGTCGGGGATGGCTGGGAAAGTCGTCTTCACCTTTGAGTAG
- a CDS encoding prepilin-type N-terminal cleavage/methylation domain-containing protein encodes MRRKGFSLVELLVGMGMMSFVLFGLLSLLVFGLRSYQRTTVDVENTNKTAQTMRRVTETIRAAVDVSVSADGKKLTYYMPKVAGVDAITGESEYQIPIVSDGTARLFEVTGGNLIDRSTNRILVKNVASKDPDPTSSQYNQVYDPFTVTTIGSRRAITINIIAQQGVRGEPRYVRMKTTVLIRNAK; translated from the coding sequence ATGAGACGAAAGGGCTTCTCCCTTGTTGAACTGCTCGTCGGAATGGGCATGATGTCCTTCGTCCTGTTCGGGCTGCTTAGCCTTCTCGTGTTTGGACTCCGATCCTACCAGCGGACCACCGTCGACGTTGAAAACACAAATAAGACCGCGCAGACCATGCGACGAGTGACTGAAACAATTCGAGCTGCAGTGGATGTGAGCGTCTCTGCCGACGGCAAAAAATTGACTTACTACATGCCGAAGGTTGCAGGCGTTGACGCAATCACCGGTGAAAGCGAATATCAGATACCCATCGTTTCGGATGGGACAGCACGGCTTTTCGAAGTTACAGGCGGCAACCTCATAGATCGTTCGACCAATAGGATTCTGGTCAAGAATGTTGCGTCAAAGGACCCTGATCCAACATCAAGCCAGTACAACCAGGTCTACGACCCCTTCACCGTCACCACGATCGGTTCGCGACGTGCGATCACGATCAACATCATCGCACAGCAAGGTGTACGCGGCGAGCCTCGCTATGTGCGCATGAAGACGACAGTCTTGATAAGGAACGCAAAATGA